GAAAAAGTGTAGATTCAAACCAGAAGCACCTGATGTGACGGATGGTATATGAATGATGATGCGTTGCGAAGCCGTCGAAATGCCACACGATGAGACTCCAGAATACGCCATTTCACCCTCGGGACAGAACCCCCCCTTGTTcgctccgccagccagcccgcctttacgcctcgccgccttgccctcgcaTCTGCACGCCTCGGCTACCCATACATCAtgtcgtcctcttcctcgtcgtcctcgaccacgGGAacgggcttcttcttgcccatCTCCTCGCGGCACATGGGGCAGGTGCCCTTGCTGCGCAGCCAGGGCCCGACGCACTCGAGGTCgaagcggtggcggccgcggcagggcagctcgacgacgaggcaccactcgtcctcgaggtaGGGGACCTTGCAGATGgcgcagtcgtcgtcgggggcgaggcccttgcggccgacgcggtcgAGGGTGTCGACGAACTgctggtcgacgccgcggagCGTGGTGGGGGGGTCGTGgatgtcctcgtcgagggaggcgacgaggcggtcgaggaagTCGCGGTTGTCGGGCGTGGGGGCCGTGGCGGACAGCGTCTGCAGCTGGTCCTGCAGCAGGCGGAAGAGggcggccgtgtcgacgGGGGTGGGCGTCGCGTGCGGGTTGTTGtgcggcgagcgcgtgcccgttgatgatgacgatcGTGGCTGCGGGTCGCTGCTGAGCTGGTTgaggagggagaagaaggaagccatgtcgacgcggcggccggtgcGACGGGGCTCCGAGAACTGGATGTTGTGCTCGACTGGTGAGGAGGTTGCTGTTAGCTTCTTCCTCTCTTGCGGGGGACTGGTCGTGAGCACGAGGAGGAACGGCTTACCTTCGTATTGagtggccatgatgggcgaaGTGAGGGTGGGAAACCTCGAGGTCGCGGTGGTACAGGAGTTTGCGGTGGTTCAGTATACGTGTGGACAAGCCCGGGGTAGATGGGCGTATAGGAGACGCGCGGAGTCTGGGGGGATGCGGTCAACCTCGCGGGGGTAAAGGGGCGGTGTTTGAGGGTCGATGCTGAGGTGAGGGTGGATGGGTGTAGGCACGGCAGGCAGAGAGATGTCGTCGCAAGTCTGCGGCAGCCAGGGTCCAGTTGGCGCGGGACCGGAGCGGGATTGACGGGTTGCTGGCGGCCGGActgatggatggaggggtaGCAAGCAGGAGCCCATGGAACCCAGCACAAGGGGCAGCTCGCTGGCTTCTTCGCTTGCCTGAGTCcactgtatgtatgtatgtgtggCGCCAGTTGCTGCCACACAGGCTGGGGCAGCGAACCAGCAGGCGGAAACTCGGTAGGTGTGTCGGGGTCGCTCCACCTCAATGGAAGAGGACCTGCCATGGAATTTCCCACTTTCAGCTACAGGGCAGTTATAGTAGCGTAGATACATcaggtacctaggtagctTCGACGGAGCTCGCCAGCCAGTTCTGTTCATCAGGCAGGTAACttagtacgttagtacttcgtatctATTACGGACCGCAGATCATTAAGACGAGGTCCTAAAATACAGACCCTGTACCACAAGACTACTAATTAGTTAATAAGTTATTACCTACTCGTCTGGCCGGCTGCCTCTGCATCTTCACAATGGCATTGTGTCGCCCATTTTGGAAGCCTCGAACCCTGTCTTGGGAGCTTTTGGTATCTTGGAGGGGAGCTGGTTCTGTGGCCAGCACCGCAGCTTTTGCGGGAACGATGAGCCCCAGCGCAGGTAGGCAGTCGCTGAGACCAAC
This sequence is a window from Purpureocillium takamizusanense chromosome 8, complete sequence. Protein-coding genes within it:
- a CDS encoding uncharacterized protein (EggNog:ENOG503P3YZ~COG:O), with the translated sequence MATQYEVEHNIQFSEPRRTGRRVDMASFFSLLNQLSSDPQPRSSSSTGTRSPHNNPHATPTPVDTAALFRLLQDQLQTLSATAPTPDNRDFLDRLVASLDEDIHDPPTTLRGVDQQFVDTLDRVGRKGLAPDDDCAICKVPYLEDEWCLVVELPCRGRHRFDLECVGPWLRSKGTCPMCREEMGKKKPVPVVEDDEEEDDMMYG